One genomic segment of Myxocyprinus asiaticus isolate MX2 ecotype Aquarium Trade chromosome 14, UBuf_Myxa_2, whole genome shotgun sequence includes these proteins:
- the LOC127451332 gene encoding homeobox protein Dlx4a, translated as MTMTSLSESLVASDPSKSAFLEFSHGYQSHQQHSPGVSHAHYPVHGLHQGAHPQYDTAFSSGAASYGRPLSYHYPSAHHHPGAYLPYQHNSAVGQSRVEGADSEKQSSIESGEIRLNGKGKKIRKPRTIYSSFQLQALNQRFQQTQYLALPERADLAAKLGLTQTQVKIWFQNKRSKFKKIMKHGSSGPEGEHLQAAPVSGPPCSPGMPPLWDVSMSTKGAPIHSAGYMNSFGHWYPGHHQDQMPRAQMM; from the exons ATGACTATGACTTCACTGTCTGAAAGTTTGGTGGCTTCAGACCCCTCAAAATCGGCATTTCTGGAGTTCAGTCACGGCTACCAGTCTCACCAGCAGCATTCACCCGGTGTGTCCCACGCGCACTATCCAGTGCACGGTTTGCATCAAGGCGCACATCCGCAGTACGATACGGCCTTCTCATCTGGCGCTGCTTCGTACGGCCGTCCGCTCAGTTACCACTATCCCAGCGCCCATCACCACCCCGGAGCTTACCTACCTTATCAACACAACAGTGCAGTTGGTCAATCAAGAGTAGAGGGAGCAg ATTCCGAGAAGCAAAGTTCCATCGAAAGTGGAGAAATACGCCTGAACGGAAAGGGGAAGAAGATTCGCAAACCTCGAACCATCTACTCGAGCTTCCAGCTGCAGGCGCTCAACCAGCGCTTCCAGCAGACCCAATACCTCGCGCTCCCTGAACGCGCTGACCTGGCTGCCAAACTGGGTCTGACACAGACACAG GTAAAGATATGGTTCCAGAACAAACGTTCCAAATTCAAAAAGATAATGAAGCATGGCTCAAGCGGACCAGAGGGAGAACACCTTCAAGCAGCTCCAGTCTCTGGGCCGCCATGTTCACCAGGAATGCCACCCCTGTGGGACGTTTCCATGTCAACCAAGGGTGCTCCCATCCATTCTGCAGGATATATGAACTCTTTTGGACACTGGTACCCTGGTCATCATCAAGACCAAATGCCAAGAGCTCAGATGATGTGA